AATTGCGACGGTTTCGATAATTAGGATCGTAAAAGAAAGTAATAGTATTACCACTATTAAGTACCTCATTAATTTCCTCGTAAAGTGGATAATCACCAATTCCACTAAGGTTAACCCAACCGCGCGCTCTGGTTAAAGCGACAAATAGTTGATTACGCAGTTTGATGCTTGACTCATTTCTTGCTATAAAATCACAACCAACAACATATACCATGTCAGCTTCATTTCCTTTAGCGCGATGAATTTTGGAAATTGTTACTCCTCCTTCAAACCAAAAAGCATTAGGGTCATTATTAGGATATTGGGGATTAAGTTCATTGAGACTGGTGGCTGAGGGTATGAAAATATCAATACCTTCGTTGATTAAATATCTAGCGACTTCATTTTCTAATCCAAATGCGTCTCTATAATCGCCCAAAACTATAACTAAGATTTGTTGACTAGGATATAGTTCATCGTGTTCTAGATTGTGTTTTATATTTTGAGCTAAAGCTGCTAATTCTTCTTGTCGAGAACCATACGTATGGAACTGAATCACCGACTCATCCCAAAGACTAGCAATAAGATTGGGCGAATTTTCTAGGGGACGAGTAATAGTAATTTCATTTTTCTGATTAAATTTCCCCTGTACTTCATAACCTATATTTTCCCAATCTTCTTGTCTTGTTATTCCAGATAGCATCCCTTCAGGTCTTTTTAACCCCATTCCTATAGCGTGAGCTGCAACTATAATAGGACCAGGAGTACGATAGCATCGTTTCATGATTTCGGATGCTTTGATACCACCTTTATGGGGATACCTTAGTAAATCTTTTAATTGCTCATCTTTTCCAAATAATACTGGTCCTGTGGGAATTTTAAGTGTTTCTAAACTTTGGGCTTCATCATAAGCCCAAATTAGTCGCCGTTGTGCGGGTTTTTCAAGATTACAAGGACGTAAAGATTGGTAAGCTAACCAATAAATAACCTGTTTACTTTCGTATTGTAGTTCAGCAGGATCTACTACTAAGTCTTGACCTTCATCGATTAGTACAGCGTCAAACATAGGTTTGATAATTGTTTTGTCTATTAATCTTTTACAACAATCTGCTAAACCTTGACTTGGGTTTCTATATGATGTATCCTTTACTTTCAAAGCATATCCTGTATGTTCTTCACTAACTGTACGGTAAAATCCTGGTTGGTCTTTAGCTCCCCAAGCGTGTAGGATTTTTAGTTTTTGTTGAACCTTATAATCATCATAGCTAACGTCGCCATTGCTAAAATGTTTTAACCATCGATCTACTAACCCTTGTATATGGTCATATAAAGAACGGGTAAAAAAAACTAAGGCTATATCCCAATCAGGATATTTTAAGTGCATATGCGCTGCTTTCTGACATAGCATTACTGTTTTACCAGAACCTGCTATACCCCTAATTCGCTGCACTCCTGGAGGTATTTGTACCCCAATATTGGCTTGTTGTAAATCTAATTCGTATAAGCGACTATCTAATTGCTGGATGATGTGAGATCTTACTTTACCGTTAGAATTACTAACATTAATAACCTCTTCAGAAGGTTTTCTTAAAATAGCAGTACCTCCAATAACAGCTGATAGAATACGCCATTGATCAGCATCTAAATTTTTTCCAGATTGTACAGGGGTTGATTCGGAGATTCTATTAAATAGGGTTTTTTCTCCTAATTGATCACTAAAGATAATCGGAGGACAACTAGGAAGTTGATCAAACCCTTTTTGTTGCCATTGTGTTTCTGAGATTAAAGGTAAAGCTACGATCGCTCTTGCTCTTACTTGGTTGCGAATTTCCCGCTCTCGGTTACAATAACCTAAGAGACTATATAATTGGTCTTCGGCTTGTTGGTAGGGACTACCTTGAGACTGATAAAAGTTGTTAAATACCCATTGATGTCCATTAATCGAGGTAATTTGGTCTATAGTTAATCCTTTTACTTCGATTACAACTAAACCAAGTTCACGATCTGCAATCAAAATATCTGGTTCTTTACGGCGATCGCCAGTATTACTAAATATGGGGTATCTCCAATATCCTATACATTCACGAGAGGAAAAAGCCTTTTTACAAGCTTCCCACACAGTTTGCTCATAAATTTTCCCACTAGTATTAACGGCTATAGTTTCAATGAAATTTCTTCCCTTATCCCTAGTTTTTACTGACATCGCCAATCCTACCTTATGATTTCATTTTTCGTCTCTAGTTTAATCAACAGTAGTTTTTTCTCTGATTTCGGAAAATTTGGCAAATTTTTTAGGTAGAAGACAAAAAATAAAGGGATAAGCAGTAGTAACCAAGTCAACAGCTATAAAATTGCAATAACCAATATTACCACTGTCCAGCAGACAGTGGACGACACTTTAAAGTATTTGCTGTATAATAGACATACAGACGAAAAACATAATCTTTAAGTTATGCTCCAGATAAATAACTTTCCTGTGCAGCAATTAAGCTCTCGCTATGGTATTGGACGTTCTCAAGTTTACAGTCGTCTTAACCAACTCGGAATCACTCCTCACAGCATCAATCGCAAATCTTACTTGACTATTGCAGAATTAGAGAGACTCGACGACTTGGATGATTACCTTAAAAAAGGAGGAACTATTCAAGAGTTTATCAATAAATCAGGGGTGGACGATAAATCAGACGACTCAACCCAAATGATAGTTAATAATGATCTTCAGCAACTAACTGTTTTACCTTCTGGTCAACTTGTTTTACCTTTAGATGGTATCACTACTCTGATTAAAGAAACAGTCAGAGCAATATTACCACACTTTCCAAGCGGGGTTGATGATTTTAGGATACTCCAAGAAATAGCAGATAATGATTGGATCATCCCCACTAGTCGCTTAGCTGCAATTATTAATCTTGCTCCTAGTACCCTCCAGGGTAAAAATGAGTATCATTACTGCGGGTTTAAGTTTACCCGATCGGGTAAACAGGGTAGTAGTTTCTTATGGAGGGTTGAGAAAATTAACTTGTGTAATCTTTAATATAAATGGACATAGCGATGGATTATCCAGTGGACGGTGGACGACAGTTATTAGGAATTAAGAATGGAAAATTCCGAATTCACTAACTTCTACCCTGTAGTTAATTCTAGATAAAGATTTAGGCACTCCCTTGGTTATAGCACCCTTGGGATAAGTGCTGATCCATTCTGCAAGGAAAGTCATAAGGAATAACCCCCCATGCTATTTAGGAAAAAAACCTTACTTTTCACTACTATTTTGGCGCTTTCTGCTACTGTGGCTGTTGGTTTATATTTATTTAGTAGAAAATCCCCCACTGTAGCTGAACAACAATTAAAACCTATCTTAATTAAATATGGAGATGAAAATGGGATAGATGGAGTCTCAAAAAAAAGAGTTATTAACCTTATTTTAGATTTGGAAAATATAGCAGAAGAATTTGAAAGTAATCCTAATGAATCAAGAAATGTAATAGTAGATTTTTGGTGTAATAGAGCTGATAGATTTGTTCGTGCCTATAATCAAAGCAGAACTTCTCCTTTATATTATATCGATCTTTCATATCATATCGATCCAATCCACACTAATGCAATGATTTCTTTTCGTGCTGAAAAATATCTATCAATATTAAGAGCATCTTTAGAACAAGAAGGACTTTCCAATTACGAAATTAACCAAGAAATGGAAGATATGGATATTGCTTTTATTTATTTAGCTAAGTATTTATATGATGCAGTAGAACAATATTCATACGAAGAAGTTTGTCCAGATGAATACAGAGAAATGCAAACTATCCTACAGTCGGGAATGAATGAGGAATGAGGAATTAAGAATTAGGGATTAGAAATGCGCGACAGAAATGAGAGAGTATTTTTCCGAAAATCCTTCCTTCCGAGATGTAGTTTATAAACAATAGTAAGTTCAAAGGTCTATTAAATGTCACGTATAAAAGTTGTAGCAGGGGATTTTCTTAATGATGAGTCTGATACTACGTATATCAATATCTACAATTATTTCGACAAAACCTTAACACTAAAAACTGCTTTGAACCCTAAAGGAGAAGTTATCCATAGATCTGCAATTGCAGAAATAGCTATAGCTAATGAAGAGAATGTCACCAATATAGGAGGTAAAATATTTTGGGGTGTTACAGGATCGCTATTACTAGGTCCAATAGGTTTAGCTGCAGGACTTTTAGCGGGAGGTAAGGAAAAAAAAATGGCTTTTATATTAAAACTGGAGGATGGGAGAACTCTAGTAGGGGTAACCGACTCTAATACCTATAATGAATTATTAGGTGGTACAGTAGAATCACCCTCAGAACAAACAGAAAAACGCGTGGAAGAGGTACAAAAGAGCGTAAATGGAGAAGGAGGGGGCGGATGTGGAATAGGATGTTTAGCCATAGTTATCATAGGAATTTTTTTGCTTGCATTTATTGGGGCGGTTGGTTCAGAAACACTCCCCTTTACTTCATCAGAAACTACTGAAGATGTTCAAGAAGAAGAAAATAGCTCTGAAACTTATCAAGAATGTGAAACTAGAATCACACAAGAATTTGTGAGTATTTATGGCGAAACCATTGAAGAAGATGAGTTAGATGCTGCTCGTCGTTATGCTGAAAGAATAAATCAAGAATGCCATAATAACTAAACCCACTCCTTTAACCTAAATGAGTTAAGTAGTAAGGCTTAAGGCTTGCACCCTAGATAACAGGAAAGCCAAAAAATAGCTTTAATACAATTTACCCCATGATGCCGTTTATAGTCATCACTTGGATATTATGTTCTTTCCTGGAGCGCTGGTAAGTTATTAATAATCGCCATACTTTCTACACTAACCCTAACAACCCTCTTAACCAAATCAATTATATAGCGGGGATTTTCTGACCAATCATTGGGGTTATTGGTTATCCCGCTATCCTTATCCTTGGTTATTTTGTATCTCTCCATCACCCACTCTATAGCTGATTTACCGTTAACAATATAGTCATAAGCTTCTAAGGGTATTTGTGATAAGGTTATCTTGCTATTGTAGATAATTGTTGTTTTATCTACTGCTTTACCTTTCTTGCCAAATACCATTTTTTCTACTAGGTAATCTTTAGACTCAAGGTATAAGTCTTTTTTGTATTCCTCCACGGGATAAGGTTCTATTTCTTCATAGTTTAAGTGCCAATAGGCTAACTCCCTTCCTGCTTTACTAAATGCCCAGAAGTCTTTACAGTAAGGGATACGAGGTAACATTTTCTTTA
The Gloeocapsa sp. DLM2.Bin57 genome window above contains:
- a CDS encoding DNA/RNA helicase, producing MSVKTRDKGRNFIETIAVNTSGKIYEQTVWEACKKAFSSRECIGYWRYPIFSNTGDRRKEPDILIADRELGLVVIEVKGLTIDQITSINGHQWVFNNFYQSQGSPYQQAEDQLYSLLGYCNREREIRNQVRARAIVALPLISETQWQQKGFDQLPSCPPIIFSDQLGEKTLFNRISESTPVQSGKNLDADQWRILSAVIGGTAILRKPSEEVINVSNSNGKVRSHIIQQLDSRLYELDLQQANIGVQIPPGVQRIRGIAGSGKTVMLCQKAAHMHLKYPDWDIALVFFTRSLYDHIQGLVDRWLKHFSNGDVSYDDYKVQQKLKILHAWGAKDQPGFYRTVSEEHTGYALKVKDTSYRNPSQGLADCCKRLIDKTIIKPMFDAVLIDEGQDLVVDPAELQYESKQVIYWLAYQSLRPCNLEKPAQRRLIWAYDEAQSLETLKIPTGPVLFGKDEQLKDLLRYPHKGGIKASEIMKRCYRTPGPIIVAAHAIGMGLKRPEGMLSGITRQEDWENIGYEVQGKFNQKNEITITRPLENSPNLIASLWDESVIQFHTYGSRQEELAALAQNIKHNLEHDELYPSQQILVIVLGDYRDAFGLENEVARYLINEGIDIFIPSATSLNELNPQYPNNDPNAFWFEGGVTISKIHRAKGNEADMVYVVGCDFIARNESSIKLRNQLFVALTRARGWVNLSGIGDYPLYEEINEVLNSGNTITFFYDPNYRNRRNLNDESDVE